From Flavobacterium alkalisoli, the proteins below share one genomic window:
- the rpsT gene encoding 30S ribosomal protein S20 produces the protein MANHKSALKRIRSNEKKRVLNRYQHKTTRNAIKAIRLATDKNEASEKLSSVISMIDKLAKKNIIHANKASNLKSKLTKHVAAL, from the coding sequence ATGGCAAATCACAAGTCAGCTTTAAAAAGAATCAGAAGCAACGAAAAGAAAAGAGTGTTGAACAGGTATCAGCACAAAACTACTCGTAATGCTATTAAAGCAATACGTTTAGCTACAGATAAGAATGAAGCTTCAGAAAAATTATCTTCTGTTATTTCAATGATTGATAAGTTAGCTAAGAAAAACATCATCCACGCTAACAAAGCTTCAAACTTAAAATCAAAATTAACTAAGCACGTAGCAGCTCTTTAA
- a CDS encoding T9SS type B sorting domain-containing protein: MKLKFTYFLIFLFNITVWAQSDCPDAIMVCGGMDYYGLTAEGVGNIMELSTATNDCHSQEHHSVWFKIQIKDGGTLGFILTPESSDLVVDFDFWFFGPNLECGNLGDPIRCSTTNPNAAGLTYNTTGMNETEIDVSEGPNEDGNAFIQWVDVEDDDIYYLVVDRPHGFSNFSIEWTGTATFHEVPVFLNPDNIPLDIVQCDGDDGVYDQSVTFDLTVYEEMFIGDQTDVELTYHTSLNDMTLGENPMANPSEFFSDVPTQTVYLRMTNPITGCYDVLTFDVEIPVISGSSEDITLCDTNENGIQEFDLSVNDDGITGGDPDYTVTYYTSQEDAENNTGAIGPFYENQVPYEDEVIWARLNKTGESCFDLSSFTISIYTFEMPPSQITLCDNDGIDDGLTNFDLTINEDNLSGGATNASFVYYASATALQNNNPIANPSNYTNTSNPQTVYVRMTNTDTGCFATQSFIINTSSVTAGTPQNLMLCDDNVDGFQLFDLSINQNLIQNGDTNTVVSYHTTQQNALNGVNPITSPYQNTLAYTIQTIWVRLQRTNNPDCFDITSFTISIIPLPVFNNPDNIVLDLNQCDDDGVDDQSNEFDLTAHENMFTGNQTDLVFSYYESMDDLNDGNAIANPQAYANTVNPQTIYIQIYNTVTGCYSLPESFEIEIINPVVAGEPEDLWLCDSDEDGFQLFTLSLNDELIKNSEPFRTVTYYASLEDAQNETNPLNDIHQNSVPYTGQTIWARLESTNGCLGYDIVSFTISVPHLPDIDYTIRIEDFTTHDNAIAVDIANWENFEYSLDGINYIDMPHFGNLIPGVYTIYIRSKDGCSEVSEEVVILNYPKFFTPNGDGIHETWQVFFIYFLPKSKISIFDRYGKLVSSFWGDSIGWDGMYNGRPLPSTDYWFLLELEDGRNIRGHFAMVR; encoded by the coding sequence GTGAAATTGAAATTTACATATTTTTTAATCTTTCTTTTTAATATTACCGTTTGGGCACAAAGCGATTGCCCCGACGCGATTATGGTATGTGGTGGTATGGACTATTATGGGCTTACTGCCGAGGGTGTTGGCAACATAATGGAGCTTAGTACCGCCACTAACGATTGTCACAGTCAGGAACATCACAGCGTTTGGTTTAAAATTCAGATAAAGGACGGAGGTACGTTAGGCTTTATACTTACTCCGGAGAGTTCTGACCTCGTTGTGGATTTTGATTTCTGGTTCTTTGGCCCTAATCTTGAATGTGGTAACCTGGGAGACCCTATACGATGCTCTACAACAAACCCTAACGCTGCCGGCCTAACCTATAACACAACAGGGATGAATGAAACGGAAATCGATGTTTCTGAAGGTCCCAATGAAGATGGTAATGCGTTTATACAATGGGTAGATGTTGAGGACGACGATATTTACTACCTCGTGGTAGACCGCCCGCACGGCTTTAGTAATTTTTCTATAGAATGGACAGGAACCGCTACCTTTCACGAGGTTCCGGTTTTTTTAAATCCAGATAATATCCCTTTAGACATTGTTCAATGTGATGGTGATGATGGTGTATATGACCAGTCGGTAACATTTGATTTAACCGTTTATGAAGAAATGTTTATAGGAGACCAGACGGATGTTGAGCTTACCTATCACACCAGCCTTAACGATATGACATTAGGTGAAAACCCTATGGCTAATCCCTCTGAATTTTTTAGTGATGTTCCAACACAAACCGTTTATTTAAGGATGACCAATCCTATAACCGGGTGTTATGATGTATTGACGTTTGATGTTGAAATACCTGTAATAAGTGGAAGCTCTGAAGACATAACACTTTGTGACACAAATGAGAATGGTATACAGGAATTTGATTTATCGGTTAATGATGATGGTATTACAGGAGGTGATCCCGATTATACGGTAACTTATTATACATCTCAGGAAGATGCCGAGAACAATACCGGAGCCATAGGCCCGTTTTACGAAAATCAGGTTCCCTATGAAGACGAAGTTATTTGGGCCAGGCTAAACAAAACCGGAGAAAGTTGCTTTGACCTATCTTCATTTACTATAAGCATATATACTTTTGAAATGCCTCCATCACAAATCACTTTGTGTGATAATGACGGTATAGACGATGGCTTAACAAATTTTGACCTCACCATTAACGAAGATAATCTTTCCGGCGGAGCAACCAATGCTTCATTTGTCTATTATGCATCAGCAACTGCTTTGCAAAATAATAATCCTATAGCAAACCCTTCTAACTACACTAACACTTCAAATCCGCAAACAGTATATGTAAGGATGACTAATACCGATACCGGATGTTTTGCAACACAGTCATTTATCATAAATACATCATCAGTAACAGCAGGTACACCTCAAAATCTTATGTTATGTGATGATAATGTTGACGGCTTTCAGTTATTTGATTTAAGTATAAACCAAAACCTTATTCAAAACGGAGATACAAATACTGTAGTAAGTTACCACACAACTCAGCAAAATGCCCTAAACGGTGTAAATCCTATAACCAGCCCTTACCAAAACACTCTGGCCTATACCATCCAGACAATATGGGTTAGACTACAAAGAACAAACAATCCTGACTGTTTCGACATCACGTCATTTACCATAAGCATTATTCCACTACCTGTATTTAATAATCCGGATAACATCGTTTTAGATTTGAATCAGTGTGATGATGACGGTGTAGACGACCAGTCTAACGAGTTTGACCTCACTGCTCACGAAAATATGTTTACAGGCAATCAAACCGATCTTGTTTTCTCCTACTATGAAAGTATGGATGACCTTAACGACGGAAATGCGATTGCAAATCCGCAGGCTTATGCTAATACTGTCAATCCGCAAACTATATATATACAGATATACAATACAGTAACCGGATGCTATAGTTTACCCGAAAGTTTTGAAATAGAAATTATAAATCCTGTTGTTGCAGGAGAGCCAGAAGATTTATGGCTATGTGACAGTGATGAAGACGGTTTTCAGCTATTTACATTAAGCCTTAACGATGAGCTCATAAAAAATAGCGAGCCATTTAGGACTGTAACTTATTATGCCTCCCTTGAAGATGCACAAAATGAAACCAACCCTCTTAACGACATACATCAAAACAGTGTTCCTTATACAGGACAAACCATTTGGGCAAGGCTGGAAAGCACCAATGGCTGTTTAGGCTACGACATTGTATCCTTTACTATTAGTGTACCGCATTTACCGGATATTGACTACACCATAAGAATAGAAGATTTTACAACACATGACAATGCAATAGCTGTTGATATTGCCAATTGGGAAAACTTTGAATATTCACTGGACGGAATAAACTATATAGACATGCCTCATTTTGGCAATCTTATACCTGGTGTTTATACCATTTATATACGTTCTAAGGATGGTTGTAGTGAGGTTAGCGAAGAGGTTGTTATACTTAACTATCCTAAGTTTTTTACACCTAACGGAGACGGTATACATGAAACCTGGCAGGTTTTCTTTATCTATTTCCTTCCTAAATCTAAAATCTCCATATTCGACCGTTATGGTAAACTGGTAAGCAGCTTTTGGGGAGACAGTATCGGTTGGGACGGCATGTATAACGGCAGACCGCTACCATCTACAGATTACTGGTTTTTACTTGAACTTGAAGACGGAAGAAACATAAGAGGACATTTTGCTATGGTCAGGTAA
- a CDS encoding endonuclease/exonuclease/phosphatase family protein — MNTFLIIFTAFIILFTIIPLVRNDYWTFRIFDYPRLQKLTLSVICMVLILFYYDGPAIEYATILSIISLNIIYLLYHILPFTPLAKKQMLTVKRTDKANTIDIVIANVYQENRNAKGCLTEIKKADPDIVLLIETDNFWADATLQLKETYPYNKLVPLENTYGMILYSKLELKNTEVKYMVEDDIPSIHTKVLLKSGQEIQLYALHPTPPVPNENMQSTERDKELLLAADLCKKSKFPVIVMGDLNDVAWSYTTKLFLKMSGMLDPRIGRGFFNTFHAQYPFMRFPLDHAFASPHFKFACMKRLNNCGSDHFPIYVSLQLDKGAQFEQHGEKPDSDDIAEANEKKQKST; from the coding sequence ATGAATACTTTTTTAATAATTTTCACAGCCTTTATTATCCTCTTCACCATCATACCACTTGTAAGAAATGATTACTGGACTTTCAGGATTTTTGATTATCCTCGGCTGCAAAAGCTAACTCTTTCTGTTATCTGCATGGTTCTAATACTATTTTATTATGATGGCCCGGCAATAGAATATGCAACTATACTTTCTATAATATCCCTTAATATTATTTACCTGCTTTATCATATATTGCCGTTTACGCCTCTTGCAAAAAAACAGATGCTTACAGTCAAACGTACAGATAAAGCTAACACTATAGATATAGTAATTGCAAACGTATATCAGGAAAACCGTAATGCAAAGGGATGCCTTACAGAAATAAAAAAGGCAGACCCTGATATTGTACTGCTTATAGAAACCGATAATTTTTGGGCTGATGCTACATTGCAGTTAAAAGAAACTTACCCTTACAACAAACTCGTACCGCTTGAAAATACATACGGAATGATCTTATACTCCAAACTGGAACTTAAAAACACCGAAGTAAAATATATGGTAGAAGATGATATCCCCTCTATCCACACCAAAGTACTATTAAAAAGCGGTCAAGAAATCCAACTATATGCGCTGCACCCTACACCACCGGTACCAAACGAAAATATGCAATCTACCGAAAGAGATAAGGAACTTTTGCTTGCAGCAGATTTATGCAAAAAAAGTAAATTTCCGGTAATAGTAATGGGTGATCTAAATGATGTGGCATGGAGCTATACTACAAAACTGTTTTTAAAAATGAGCGGTATGCTGGACCCAAGGATAGGGCGAGGTTTTTTTAACACCTTCCATGCGCAGTACCCTTTTATGCGGTTCCCTTTAGACCATGCATTTGCATCTCCGCACTTTAAGTTTGCATGCATGAAACGGCTTAATAACTGCGGTTCAGATCATTTTCCTATATATGTAAGCCTACAGCTTGACAAAGGAGCGCAGTTTGAACAACACGGCGAAAAACCTGATAGCGATGATATAGCTGAAGCTAATGAAAAGAAACAAAAATCAACATAA
- the proS gene encoding proline--tRNA ligase — MSKNLTKRSEDYSKWYNELVVKADLAENSGVRGCMVIKPYGYAIWEKMQAELDRMFKETGHQNAYFPLFIPKSYFSKEASHVDGFAKECAVVTHYRLKTSEDGKTIEVDPDAKLEEELIVRPTSETIIWDTYRKWIQSYRDLPILVNQWANVVRWEMRTRLFLRTAEFLWQEGHTAHATKQEAIAEAEQMMNVYAEFAENFMAIPVIKGVKTANERFAGAEETYCIEALMQDGKALQAGTSHFLGQNFAKAFDVKFANQEGKQDYVWATSWGVSTRLMGALVMTHSDDNGLVLPPNLAPIQVVIVPIHRSDEQLEEISAEVKTLMAQLRKLNISVKYDDRTTHKPGWKFNEYELKGVPVRIAVGPKDLENGTFEVARRDTLTKEIVAKADIANYIQDLLEKIQSELFNKAIEYRNSHITEVNSFEEFKDILDNKGGFVAAHWDGTGETEERIKELTKATIRCIALDRVEEEGKCVLTGAPSKGRVLFAKAY; from the coding sequence ATGAGTAAGAATTTAACTAAACGATCAGAAGATTATTCCAAATGGTATAATGAACTGGTTGTAAAAGCAGACCTTGCTGAGAATTCAGGGGTTAGGGGATGTATGGTAATCAAACCATACGGCTATGCAATTTGGGAAAAAATGCAGGCAGAGTTAGACAGGATGTTTAAAGAAACAGGACACCAAAACGCTTACTTCCCCTTATTTATACCCAAATCTTATTTTAGTAAGGAGGCGAGCCATGTAGACGGCTTTGCAAAAGAATGTGCTGTAGTTACTCATTACAGGCTTAAAACAAGTGAAGACGGAAAAACCATAGAGGTAGACCCTGATGCTAAGCTTGAAGAAGAGCTTATAGTTAGGCCTACTTCCGAAACCATTATATGGGATACTTACAGAAAATGGATACAATCGTACCGCGACCTGCCTATTCTTGTTAACCAGTGGGCAAATGTAGTGCGTTGGGAAATGAGAACCCGTTTGTTTTTAAGGACTGCAGAGTTTTTATGGCAGGAAGGACATACTGCTCACGCAACTAAGCAGGAGGCAATAGCCGAAGCTGAACAAATGATGAACGTGTATGCTGAGTTTGCTGAGAACTTTATGGCTATACCCGTAATAAAAGGGGTGAAAACGGCTAACGAGCGTTTTGCCGGAGCAGAGGAGACATATTGTATTGAGGCTTTAATGCAGGACGGTAAGGCACTACAGGCAGGTACTTCGCACTTTTTAGGGCAAAACTTTGCTAAAGCGTTTGACGTTAAGTTTGCCAACCAGGAAGGTAAGCAGGATTATGTTTGGGCAACCTCATGGGGTGTTTCCACACGCTTAATGGGAGCTCTTGTAATGACGCATAGTGATGATAACGGACTTGTGCTTCCGCCAAACCTTGCGCCTATACAGGTAGTGATTGTTCCTATTCACAGAAGTGATGAGCAGCTTGAAGAAATATCGGCAGAGGTTAAAACATTAATGGCTCAGCTAAGAAAACTTAATATCTCTGTTAAGTATGACGACAGGACTACGCATAAACCGGGATGGAAGTTTAATGAGTATGAGCTTAAGGGTGTTCCTGTAAGAATTGCCGTAGGGCCAAAAGATCTTGAAAACGGAACTTTTGAAGTTGCACGCCGAGATACCCTTACAAAAGAGATAGTGGCTAAGGCTGATATCGCAAATTACATTCAGGATCTTCTTGAAAAGATACAATCTGAACTGTTTAATAAAGCTATTGAGTACAGAAATTCACATATTACTGAAGTAAATTCTTTTGAAGAATTTAAAGATATTTTAGATAATAAAGGTGGTTTTGTAGCGGCTCATTGGGACGGTACAGGAGAGACTGAAGAACGTATAAAAGAACTTACTAAGGCTACAATCAGATGTATAGCTCTTGATAGGGTAGAAGAAGAGGGTAAATGTGTGCTTACAGGTGCGCCATCAAAGGGCCGAGTGCTGTTTGCAAAGGCGTACTAA
- the typA gene encoding translational GTPase TypA, producing the protein MASIRNIAIIAHVDHGKTTLVDKIMYHCQLFRENENTGDLILDNNDLERERGITITSKNVSVAYKGTKINIIDTPGHADFGGEVERVLNMADGVLLLVDAFEGPMPQTRFVLQKAIDLGLKPCVVINKVDKENCTPEEVHEKVFDLMFELGAEEWQLDFPSVYGSAKQNWMSTDWRNKTENIEPLLDMVLEHIPAPKVSEGTPQLLITSLDFSSFTGRIAIGRLQRGVLTEGMNVSLVKRDGKVVKSKLKELHTFEGLGRKKVERVEAGDICALVGLEGFEIGDTVADFENPEALATIAIDEPTMSMLFTINDSPFFGKEGKFVTSRHIKERLNKELEKNLALRVNETDSADKFMVFGRGVLHLSVLIETMRREGYELQIGQPQVIIKEIDGVKCEPIEELTIDLPENLSGRAVEFVTMRKGEMLSMEPKGERMIVKFIIPSRGIIGLRNQLLTATAGEAIMAHRYLEYQPFKGEIPGRINGSLISMENGKAIPYSIDKLQDRGKFFVDPNEDIYEGQVIGENSRGDDMVVNVTKTKKLTNVRSSGADDKARIIPAIKFSLEEALEYIQKDEYVEVTPKSLRLRKIYLNENDRKRFKIA; encoded by the coding sequence ATGGCGTCTATAAGAAACATTGCAATTATTGCTCACGTTGACCACGGTAAGACTACGCTGGTTGACAAAATTATGTACCATTGCCAGTTATTCCGCGAAAACGAGAACACAGGCGACCTGATACTTGATAACAACGACCTTGAGCGTGAAAGAGGTATTACCATTACTTCTAAAAACGTATCGGTAGCTTACAAGGGAACGAAAATCAACATTATCGATACTCCGGGCCACGCCGACTTTGGTGGTGAGGTAGAGCGTGTACTTAACATGGCTGACGGTGTATTACTTTTAGTTGATGCTTTTGAAGGGCCAATGCCACAAACTCGTTTTGTACTTCAAAAAGCTATCGACCTTGGCCTTAAGCCATGTGTGGTTATCAACAAGGTGGATAAAGAGAACTGTACTCCGGAAGAAGTACACGAAAAGGTATTTGACCTTATGTTTGAGCTTGGTGCAGAAGAATGGCAGCTTGATTTCCCTTCGGTATACGGTTCTGCTAAGCAAAACTGGATGAGTACTGACTGGAGAAACAAAACTGAGAACATAGAGCCGCTTCTTGATATGGTACTTGAGCATATTCCTGCTCCTAAAGTATCTGAAGGTACTCCGCAATTACTTATCACATCTCTAGACTTCTCAAGTTTTACAGGCCGTATTGCTATCGGTCGTTTACAAAGAGGTGTTTTAACAGAAGGAATGAATGTTTCTCTTGTTAAGCGTGATGGTAAAGTGGTTAAATCTAAATTAAAAGAGCTTCACACTTTTGAAGGGCTTGGCCGTAAAAAAGTAGAAAGAGTAGAAGCAGGAGATATTTGTGCTCTTGTAGGTCTTGAAGGTTTTGAAATTGGTGATACTGTTGCTGATTTTGAAAATCCTGAAGCATTAGCAACTATTGCTATTGATGAGCCTACAATGAGTATGTTGTTTACAATTAACGACTCTCCTTTCTTTGGTAAAGAAGGTAAGTTTGTTACTTCAAGACACATTAAAGAAAGATTAAACAAGGAGCTTGAGAAAAACCTTGCGCTTAGAGTTAATGAGACGGATAGTGCCGACAAATTCATGGTGTTTGGCCGTGGTGTACTTCACTTATCAGTTCTTATAGAAACTATGAGAAGAGAAGGATATGAGCTTCAGATTGGTCAGCCTCAGGTTATCATCAAAGAAATAGACGGTGTTAAATGTGAGCCTATCGAAGAGCTTACTATCGACTTACCGGAAAACCTTTCAGGTCGTGCAGTTGAGTTTGTAACTATGCGTAAAGGTGAGATGCTAAGTATGGAGCCTAAAGGTGAGCGTATGATAGTTAAGTTTATCATTCCTTCACGTGGTATCATCGGTTTAAGAAACCAGTTACTAACGGCTACAGCAGGTGAGGCTATCATGGCACACCGTTACTTAGAGTACCAACCGTTTAAAGGTGAGATTCCTGGACGTATTAACGGTTCATTAATCTCTATGGAGAACGGTAAGGCAATCCCTTACTCTATTGATAAACTTCAGGACAGAGGTAAATTCTTTGTTGATCCTAACGAAGATATTTACGAAGGTCAGGTTATTGGTGAGAACTCTCGTGGTGATGATATGGTTGTAAACGTTACTAAAACTAAAAAGTTAACTAACGTTCGTTCATCTGGTGCTGATGATAAAGCAAGAATTATTCCTGCTATCAAATTCTCATTAGAGGAGGCATTAGAGTACATCCAGAAAGATGAGTATGTAGAGGTAACGCCTAAGAGCTTACGTTTACGTAAAATCTACCTGAATGAAAATGACAGAAAGCGTTTTAAAATCGCTTAA
- a CDS encoding T9SS type B sorting domain-containing protein, with protein MKKITLFLLLFFTVFAFAQKEANYWYFGNNAGIHFLDDGSVVSLADSNMTTNEGCSSISDAQGNLLFYTDGRTVWDKNHIIMPNGNYLGGTGLLGDPSSTQSGIIVPKADDPNIYYIFTVDEPHHENAATYPDPFPGPYTDGSTIPASDDGLNNGFNYSIVDLSVIGANGSEGDITTRNVHLVTYNPANIEEIKYKCSEKITAVKNADGTGYWVITQFVDRFYSFLVDANGVNETPVVSQLLPVIPTSGYRRNAIGCLKISPTGNKLAIAHMQVGTETGGSASNGMVYLYDFNNSTGAVSNPLPIKENGQPYGVEFSPSGKKLYACYDTANVISGIYQYNLEAANIPGSEIFIADTPQSGTLQLGPNGKIYRAVVSSQNLDVINNPEETGAACGYQQNGITLANGTSCFFGLPPFITSFFYASIEIENTCLGDTSEFTLAFTNEFDSIEWDFGDGSPTSAEINPTHIYTDAGTYNVVAIIEYTGESFTFSQNVTIAEVPVANTADNLRECDTGSDGIENFTLGDNTNTILGNQDPEDYEVLYYESLTNAQLSSGALNPDSYNNTSDPQTIYARVQNKNNTNCYAITTFTIGTMGVPGIDDTAEARICANTGDPVTLSTGITGAQYTYEWSNGRTTPTIQVTRSGTFSVTVTNAHGCSKTQTFTVIPSDVAIIEDIDIIDLTDNNTVTVHVSPTGGVNTTYEFSIDRPHGPFQESNHFEKVEPGLHTVYVSDVNGCGVVFKEISILSIPKFFTPNGDGVHDTWDIVGMNFKFYQNSTIYIYDRYGKLIANIDPKGSGWDGTYNGNRLPSTDYWYVIKLDDGRTVKGHFSMIR; from the coding sequence ATGAAAAAAATCACCTTATTCTTATTACTGTTTTTTACAGTATTTGCTTTTGCCCAAAAAGAAGCCAATTACTGGTATTTTGGCAATAATGCCGGTATACATTTTCTTGACGACGGTTCTGTAGTTTCACTGGCCGACAGTAATATGACAACCAATGAAGGCTGTAGTTCAATCTCAGATGCACAGGGCAACTTACTATTTTATACAGACGGGCGCACCGTTTGGGATAAAAACCACATTATAATGCCAAACGGAAATTACTTGGGCGGAACAGGTTTGCTTGGCGACCCCTCAAGTACACAATCGGGCATTATAGTACCAAAAGCCGACGACCCCAATATCTATTATATTTTTACTGTAGATGAACCCCATCATGAAAATGCCGCAACCTACCCTGATCCTTTTCCCGGACCGTATACAGACGGCAGTACTATTCCCGCTTCAGACGACGGACTCAACAACGGATTCAATTATTCTATAGTAGACCTTTCGGTAATCGGCGCCAATGGCAGCGAAGGTGATATAACAACAAGAAATGTTCACCTTGTTACTTACAACCCTGCAAATATTGAAGAGATTAAGTACAAATGTTCTGAAAAGATAACCGCCGTAAAAAATGCCGACGGTACAGGGTATTGGGTAATTACACAATTTGTAGACCGGTTTTATTCTTTTTTAGTAGATGCCAATGGTGTTAACGAGACACCGGTAGTAAGCCAGTTATTACCTGTAATACCAACTTCAGGATACAGGAGAAATGCTATAGGTTGTTTAAAAATATCGCCCACAGGAAATAAACTTGCCATTGCCCACATGCAGGTAGGCACCGAAACCGGAGGATCAGCCTCAAATGGTATGGTATACCTGTATGATTTTAATAACAGTACGGGAGCGGTATCCAATCCACTACCGATAAAAGAAAATGGTCAGCCGTATGGAGTTGAATTTTCACCTTCGGGTAAAAAGCTATATGCATGTTATGATACGGCAAATGTTATTAGCGGAATATACCAGTATAATCTTGAAGCTGCTAATATTCCCGGTTCAGAAATTTTTATTGCAGACACCCCGCAATCAGGAACGCTTCAGTTAGGGCCTAACGGTAAAATTTACAGAGCCGTTGTAAGCTCGCAAAATCTGGATGTTATTAACAACCCTGAAGAAACAGGAGCTGCCTGCGGTTATCAGCAAAACGGAATAACATTAGCTAACGGAACAAGCTGCTTTTTTGGACTGCCTCCGTTTATTACCTCCTTTTTTTATGCCAGTATAGAGATTGAAAACACCTGCCTTGGCGATACTTCTGAATTTACTCTTGCTTTTACCAACGAGTTCGACAGCATAGAATGGGATTTTGGTGACGGAAGTCCTACATCTGCAGAAATTAACCCTACCCACATTTATACCGATGCCGGCACTTATAATGTGGTTGCTATTATTGAATATACGGGAGAGAGTTTTACCTTTTCTCAAAATGTTACTATTGCAGAAGTTCCTGTAGCCAATACAGCTGATAATCTTAGAGAATGTGATACAGGTAGTGACGGTATAGAAAACTTTACACTTGGCGATAATACAAACACCATTTTAGGCAATCAGGATCCGGAGGATTATGAAGTATTGTACTATGAATCGTTAACTAATGCCCAATTATCATCCGGGGCTTTAAATCCGGACAGTTATAACAACACATCCGATCCCCAAACAATTTATGCCCGTGTACAAAACAAAAACAACACCAACTGTTATGCAATAACAACATTTACCATAGGTACAATGGGTGTTCCGGGAATAGACGATACTGCCGAAGCAAGAATATGTGCCAATACAGGCGATCCTGTTACCTTAAGCACAGGTATTACAGGAGCACAGTATACGTATGAGTGGTCTAACGGGCGTACTACCCCTACCATACAGGTTACACGTTCAGGCACTTTTTCTGTTACCGTAACCAATGCACACGGCTGCTCTAAAACGCAAACCTTTACAGTTATTCCGTCAGACGTTGCCATAATAGAAGATATTGACATTATAGATCTTACAGATAACAATACAGTAACCGTTCATGTTTCTCCAACCGGAGGAGTTAATACAACCTATGAATTCAGTATAGATAGACCCCACGGTCCTTTTCAGGAGTCCAATCACTTTGAGAAGGTAGAACCCGGGCTACATACTGTATATGTATCTGATGTGAATGGTTGTGGTGTAGTGTTTAAAGAGATATCTATACTTTCCATACCTAAATTCTTTACTCCAAACGGCGACGGTGTACATGATACTTGGGACATTGTTGGCATGAATTTTAAATTTTACCAAAACAGTACCATATATATTTACGACCGTTACGGTAAGCTCATAGCCAATATAGACCCGAAAGGCTCCGGATGGGACGGAACATATAACGGAAACCGTTTACCATCTACCGACTACTGGTATGTTATTAAACTTGACGATGGCCGAACTGTTAAGGGACATTTTAGTATGATTAGATAA